The Ignavibacteria bacterium genome window below encodes:
- a CDS encoding T9SS type A sorting domain-containing protein, which produces MNKFFLHLIFFLILTGTAAAQTTPAVDVPLSITDGVASKELRFGLHPTATDGIDVSLGETEQPPPPPTGVFDARFIGDDIGISTMGQGLIKDYRFGYDTTKGQRIHELKYQVGTGTTITFNWTFPTGVTGRLQDLINGTIIDVAMSGTGNYTVTNPGVLNKLKMTITYNLTGASVPSAPTLLSPANGSTNQSKTPTLSWDASSGATSYRLQVATDSLFSSIIFNDSTIATTSKQLPTLNANTKYFWRVNAKNSAGTSAYSTIWNFTTAAEIGWCNLQWPQSGTITQGGDYSVYAQIWIDGVTPGTGQGAGVSAWIGYNTTNTNPNTWTNWISASYNSSGPQTNNDEYMADIGSSLTAGTYYYASRFQYQSGEYKYGGYSATGGHYWDGTTNVSGVLTVNPSAPSSPTLLSPTNGATGQSTTLTLSWNASSGASTYRLQVATDNGFSNIIFNDSTISGTSQQISSLSAGTTYYWRVNAKNAGGTSSYSSIWNFTTAVGTPAVPTLLSPANGSINQPTTLTMSWSASSGASFYVIQVATDSLFSTIVYKDTIFLGTSIQISSLLAGKKYYWHVNASNTSGTSAYSATWNFTTIVAAPSAPTLISPLNGATGLSINPTLTWYRPENAVTFRLQVSASPTFSPLVVDQASIFDTFYNISGLLNNTTYFWKVNAMNAGGTSNYSTSFSFTTLSTSVENEGGVPTTFSVSQNFPNPFNPSTTIRYSIPAESFVKIKIVNSIGKIVDEKVNRIQSAGNYKLKWNGDNLPAGIYFYSIEARSTGGKQSFQSVKKMILIK; this is translated from the coding sequence ATGAACAAATTTTTTCTACACTTAATTTTTTTTCTTATCCTCACTGGAACTGCTGCGGCACAAACAACACCTGCCGTGGATGTTCCATTAAGCATAACTGATGGAGTAGCGTCAAAAGAACTTAGGTTTGGCTTACACCCAACAGCAACAGACGGAATTGATGTCTCTCTCGGAGAAACTGAGCAGCCGCCACCGCCGCCAACCGGTGTTTTTGATGCACGGTTCATTGGAGATGACATCGGCATCTCAACGATGGGACAAGGTTTGATAAAAGATTACCGCTTTGGTTACGACACTACCAAAGGACAAAGAATTCATGAATTGAAATATCAAGTTGGTACAGGCACAACAATAACATTCAACTGGACTTTCCCAACTGGAGTTACCGGAAGACTGCAAGATCTAATAAATGGAACTATCATTGATGTAGCAATGAGCGGAACTGGAAATTACACCGTCACAAATCCAGGTGTTCTTAATAAATTAAAGATGACTATTACTTATAATCTGACTGGTGCTTCAGTACCATCTGCTCCAACACTGCTATCACCCGCGAATGGTTCAACGAATCAATCCAAAACTCCGACTTTAAGTTGGGATGCATCTTCCGGCGCAACAAGCTACAGACTTCAAGTTGCGACCGACAGTCTTTTTTCGAGTATTATCTTTAATGATTCAACCATTGCGACTACTTCAAAGCAGCTTCCAACTTTAAATGCAAATACAAAATATTTCTGGAGAGTGAATGCAAAAAATTCAGCAGGCACGAGTGCTTACTCTACAATTTGGAATTTTACTACGGCCGCTGAAATCGGATGGTGCAACCTTCAGTGGCCTCAAAGCGGGACGATAACACAAGGCGGTGATTATTCTGTTTATGCACAAATTTGGATTGATGGTGTAACGCCTGGCACGGGACAGGGCGCTGGTGTTTCTGCCTGGATCGGTTACAATACAACAAACACAAATCCAAATACATGGACTAATTGGATTTCTGCTTCTTATAATTCCTCTGGTCCACAAACAAACAATGATGAGTACATGGCAGACATCGGCTCTTCACTAACTGCCGGAACATATTACTATGCAAGCAGATTTCAATATCAAAGCGGCGAATACAAATACGGTGGATATAGTGCCACAGGCGGTCATTATTGGGATGGAACAACAAACGTTTCGGGAGTGCTAACTGTCAATCCTTCGGCTCCCTCAAGTCCAACCTTGCTCTCCCCAACAAATGGAGCAACAGGCCAGTCGACTACGTTAACATTATCGTGGAATGCATCATCCGGAGCTTCGACTTATAGATTGCAAGTTGCAACCGATAATGGATTTTCAAATATAATTTTTAATGACTCCACCATATCAGGAACATCGCAGCAAATAAGTTCTCTCTCGGCGGGGACAACTTATTATTGGCGTGTGAATGCAAAAAATGCCGGAGGAACGAGTTCATATTCATCCATTTGGAATTTTACTACTGCCGTAGGAACTCCAGCAGTCCCGACTTTACTTTCTCCTGCAAATGGCTCAATAAATCAACCAACAACTCTTACAATGTCATGGAGTGCATCATCTGGAGCTTCGTTTTATGTAATACAAGTTGCAACTGATAGTCTATTTTCGACTATCGTCTATAAAGACACTATTTTTCTTGGTACATCAATACAAATAAGCTCACTCTTGGCCGGGAAAAAATATTACTGGCATGTAAATGCAAGTAATACAAGTGGAACAAGTGCTTATTCAGCAACCTGGAATTTTACTACGATAGTTGCCGCACCATCCGCTCCAACTTTAATCTCGCCGTTGAATGGTGCGACTGGATTATCTATTAATCCAACATTGACATGGTATCGACCTGAAAATGCAGTGACGTTCAGACTTCAAGTCTCAGCAAGTCCAACTTTTTCTCCTTTGGTTGTTGATCAAGCAAGCATTTTTGATACTTTTTATAATATCAGCGGATTGCTCAACAACACTACATATTTCTGGAAAGTAAATGCAATGAATGCAGGCGGAACAAGCAATTATTCAACTTCATTTTCTTTTACAACACTTTCAACAAGTGTTGAGAATGAGGGCGGAGTGCCTACTACATTTTCTGTGTCGCAAAATTTTCCGAACCCATTTAATCCGAGCACTACAATTCGTTACAGTATTCCTGCAGAAAGTTTTGTAAAAATTAAAATAGTAAATTCGATTGGAAAAATTGTGGATGAGAAAGTTAATAGAATTCAATCTGCAGGCAATTACAAATTAAAATGGAATGGTGATAATCTCCCCGCAGGTATTTATTTTTATTCAATTGAAGCTCGTTCGACTGGCGGAAAGCAAAGTTTTCAATCTGTAAAAAAGATGATATTGATAAAGTAA